A single genomic interval of Schistocerca americana isolate TAMUIC-IGC-003095 chromosome 2, iqSchAmer2.1, whole genome shotgun sequence harbors:
- the LOC124594697 gene encoding uncharacterized protein LOC124594697 — MATSALPQKRRSEQADVELEWTDRQSAFRKRICTGEIYNHNIQDPRLFLERCFPLFKTNVETKHQALKINCSLLCIFLSPISAEEKEIYISSKNKEFFISDDIYAWYTEHVVEAIMKKFDSFQERDSGLALKEIVKLCVNLNVNKGFRVGGNHELPDVIRDKRAVVSIHSSDNECFKWAVLCALYPVKQNKYKLSNYKKFENELNFTGIPFPMEFKYLTQFERQNPGISVNVYGIQYDNGDWMVARKNITQNKEFNFVPIHISKQRYNRHANLLVLQTDFSNIYHFYCITNLSRLMRSSLTSHKQSIHFCERCLCYFYTEDKLKVHLEDCIKFQAVRTVMPSKETKTIQFQNYCNKEKVPFVIYGDIECMLQPLSLKEKEIKRKIQLEEELKPVSDPLRELVSISKREKLSYPTFTASHYKEGVKPENLISPDVISYDQEEKVEDDEKPDILTSPDETLVSSILRQIPPKERDEVYGMRYDLRNGWMIGNEKAHNQYGLSIAVNKYVNSPSMIGPRISQ, encoded by the exons ATGGCTACTAGTGCTCTACCGCAAAAGCGAAGAAGTGAGcaagcagatgtagaattagaatggacTGATAGACAATCAGCATTCCGAAAACGTATTTGTACTGGTGAAATATATAATCATAACATTCAAGACCCACGACTTTTTTTGGAAAggtgttttccattgtttaaaacaaatgttgaaacaaAACATCAGGCTTTGAAAATCAATTGTTCTCTTTTGTGCATATTCCTCTCACCAATATCTGCTGAGGAAAAGGAAATTTATATTTCTTCTAAAAATAAAGAGTTTTTTATTTCTGATGATATATATGCATGGTACACAGAACATGTTGTGGAGGCAATCATGAAAAAATTTGATTCATTTCAAGAGAGAGATTCAGGTTTAGCATTAAAGGAAATTGTAAAGCTTTGTGTAAATCTTAATGTAAATAAAGGCTTTCGAGTTGGGGGGAATCATGAATTGCCTGATGTAATTAGAGACAAGAGAGCAGTAGTTAGCATACATAGCAGTGATAATGAATGTTTTAAATGGGCAGTGTTATGTGCTTTGTATCCAGTGAAACAGAATAAATATAAGTTGTCTaattataaaaaatttgaaaatgaacttAATTTTACTGGAATTCCATTTCCAATGGAGTTTAAATATCTTACTCAATTCGAGAGGCAGAATCCAGGTATATCAGTTAATGTCTATGGAATTCAGTATGATAATGGTGATTGGATGGTTGCAAGGAAAAATATTACTCAAAATAAAGAGTTTAATTTTGTACCTATACATATAAGCAAACAAAGATATAATAGGCATGCAAATCTATTAGTACTTCAAACTGATTTTTCTAATATTTATCACTTCTACTGCATAACCAATCTATCTCGTTTGATGAGATCTTCACTAACAAGCCATAAACAATCGATTCACTTCTGTGAAAGATgtttgtgttacttttacacagagGATAAACTGAAGGTGCATTTGGAAGATTGTATTAAATTTCAGGCTGTGAGAACAGTAATGCCAAGTAAAGAAACTAAAACTATACAATTTCAAAACTACTGCAATAAGGAAAAGGTACCATTTGTTATTTATGGTGATATTGAATGTATGTTACAACCTCTATCCCTTAAGGAAAAAGAGATTAAAAGAAAAATACAATTGGAGGAAGAATTGAAGCCAGTTTCTGATCCTCTGAGAGAACTTGTTTCTATTAGTAAAAGAGAAAAACTTTCATATCCTACATTTACAGCATCTCATTATAAAGAGGGAGTGAAACCAGAAAATCTTATTTCACCCGATGTTATATCATATGATCAAGAGGAAAAAGTGGAAGATGATGAGAAACCAGATATTCTCACTTCACCTGATGAGACATTAGTATCATCAATATTAAGGCAAATTCCTCCTAAAGAACGTGATGAAGTGTATGGTATGAGATATGATCTCCGTAATGGGTGGATGATAGGGAATGAAAAAGCG CACAACCAGTATGGCCTCAGTATTGCTGTCAACAAGTACGTCAACAGTCCTTCCATGATTGGCCCTCGTATATCCCAGTAA